A window from Seriola aureovittata isolate HTS-2021-v1 ecotype China chromosome 14, ASM2101889v1, whole genome shotgun sequence encodes these proteins:
- the LOC130180994 gene encoding L-threonine ammonia-lyase has product MNFAAQLFYSSYLSERLERLYSPRLALKDSEENDPFWQRWEITTCSLLDPPDLPPTQINPVVTDLISSRSSEVGSTSTASQPLSAVTLIPPPHPPSLTKTPSNLQSLPLTLPPHLNHESKSTKATTGPPNTCLAAVVPKSRVHKLHPDNRPSPQMVFPQTSLAPSISPTGMASSSSIPPSSSSFSLAPTSCRGDRLPTFQALVDLLLRLVLYFVLLPIVTDLEKDPEKPKVTTGLKREELHLGPSQPGASYKCCPISNGTVGRRPTLIEPERLKDFGEEELLNGDVKVYDTKVVGGPEIMLMDPPKTRRVSEFRIVPRPPAQYLRFEDISAAAFRIQSGIQKTPCTYSRLSKQYGMEIYLKKEHLHYTGSVKERGVLYLLTSLTQEQQRKGVIVATDCNFSMAVAHHAVELKIPMFVIMPSCVSSPRLRIYRDYGAMVISYGSTGHDSQNHARHLAKENGYLYVEEDESAAYLAGLGTVGMEIYEQVPKLDAVVVPAAGQYGLLAGTAAAIKHLNSQTLVIGVEPEGFPLLLQSLKTDSPVKDMHSNPNKKLYGDLMERSLGVNTFQLSKKLVDKVITVSEEDSLVAMLRFQEFERSTVDTEGAMGLAAILAGQLPELRGKRVAVVVSSANMELELVRQCVDRALVLDDRVSKFSVQLGEWPGDMAKLLDVLSREDVRLLDVCHRRHGDKSDLFKAKVECVVETRDKSQSAQLRKTLSDRYPSIFWLDR; this is encoded by the exons ATGAACTTTGCTGCCCAGTTATTCTACTCGAGCTACTTGAGCGAGCGACTTGAGCGTTTGTACTCACCTAGGCTTGCACTAAAAGACAGCGAGGAGAATGACCCCTTCTGGCAGAGGTGGGAAATTACAACATGTAGCCTCCTGGATCCCCCAGACCTTCCCCCTACCCAGATCAATCCCGTAGTGACAGATTTAATCTCTTCCCGGAGTTCGGAGGTAGGTTCGACTTCCACAGCATCACAGCCTCTGTCTGCAGTTACCTTGAttcctcctccacatcctcctTCCCTAACAAAGACACCCTCAAACCTTCAGTCTCTTCCTCTGACACTTCCTCCTCACCTTAATCATGAAAGTAAATCGACAAAGGCAACCACTGGTCCTCCAAATACATGTTTGGCTGCTGTGGTCCCCAAATCTAGGGTCCACAAACTTCATCCTGACAATCGTCCTTCTCCTCAGATGGTTTTTCCCCAAACCTCTCTTGCTCCGTCTATATCCCCAACAGGAatggcctcctcctcttccatccccccatcttcttcctccttttccttgGCTCCGACCTCTTGTAGAGGAGACCGACTCCCTACTTTCCAAGCCCTGGTAGACTTGCTCCTTCGCTTGGTCCTCTACTTTGTTCTCCTCCCAATTGTGACAGATTTAGAGAAAGACCCAGAGAAACCAAAAGTTACCACTGGATTGAAGAG AGAGGAGTTGCATCTGGGCCCCAGTCAACCTGGAGCCTCTTACAAATGCTGCCCCATCAGTAATGGCACTGTGGGCCGCAGACCCACCCTCATTGAACCAGAGCGGCTGAAGGACTTTGGTGAGGAGGAACTTCTCAATGGAGATGTGAAGGTCTATGACACCAAGGTGGTGGGGGGTCCAGAGATCATGCTCATGGACCCCCCCAAAACGAGAAGGGTCAGCGAGTTCAGGATTGTCCCCAGACCTCCTGCCCAGTACCTCCGCTTTGAAGACATCAGCGCAGCAGCCTTCAGGATCCAGTCAGGAATACAGAAGACACCCTGCACG TACTCCAGACTGTCCAAACAGTACGGGATGGAGATCTACCTGAAGAAGGAGCACCTGCACTACACAGGCTCTGTGAAGGAGAGGGGAGTCCTCTACCTGCTCACCTCCCTCACACAG gagcagcagaggaagggtGTGATTGTGGCCACTGACTGTAACTTCTCCATGGCTGTGGCTCACCACGCAGTGGAGCTGAAGATCCCGATGTTCGTCATCATGCCGTCGTGCGTCTCCTCACCTCGCCTCAGGATCTACAGAGACTATGGCGCCATGGTCATCTCCTACGGCAGCACCGGCCACGATTCCCAGAACCACGCCCGCCATCTTGCCAAAGAGAATGGATACCTCTATGTGGAAGA AGATGAAAGCGCAGCGTACCTGGCCGGACTGGGCACTGTGGGCATGGAAATCTATGAACAAGTGCCCAAACTGGATGCAGTGGTTGTTCCTGCAGCTGGACAGTATGGTCTACTGGCTGGCACCGCCGCAGCCATCAAACACCTCAACTCACAGACTCTTGTCATA GGAGTTGAACCAGAAGGTTTCCCTCTGCTGTTACAATCTCTGAAAACAGACAGTCCAGTCAAAGACATGCACAGCAACCCCAATAAGAAACTCTACGGAG ATCTTATGGAGCGTTCGCTCGGTGTCAACACCTTCCAACTGTCAAAGAAATTAGTAGATAAAGTCATCACTGTCAG TGAGGAGGACTCTCTGGTGGCGATGCTGCGGTTTCAGGAGTTTGAACGCTCCACTGTGGATACAGAGGGAGCCATGGGACTGGCTGCCATCCTGGCCGGACAACTGCCAGAACTGAGAGGCAAAAG ggTCGCTGTAGTGGTGAGCAGCGCTAacatggagctggagctggtgaGGCAGTGTGTTGACCGAGCCCTGGTGCTGGACGACCGGGTCAGTAAGTTCTCTGTGCAGCTGGGAGAATGGCCGGGAGACATGGCCAAGCTGCTGGACGTCCTGTCCAGAGAGGATGTCAG GTTGTTGGACGTCTGCCATCGGAGACACGGTGACAAGTCAGACCTCTTCAAGGCAAAG GTGGAGTGTGTGGTTGAAACCAGGGATAAGTCACAGAGCGCTCAGCTGCGCAAGACTCTGAGTGACCGCTACCCTTCTATATTCTGGCTGGACCGGTGA
- the tmem254 gene encoding transmembrane protein 254: protein MAKSDGCDYFRRTSLFWIVSVTLSVGYFTCTVFAPEKIPFEYLGLFGTFCKYLVDNYAGIMYKGWWAAFAIHVFEATVALKVCSDKGINNMGTRFLWFFQTFLFGFASLGLLLKYDPKRPKQH from the exons ATGGCTAAAAGTGATGGATGCGATTACTTTAGAAGAACCAGCCTGTTTTGGATTGTCTCCGTGACACTCTCGGTTGGATATTTTACT tgCACCGTGTTTGCGCCAGAAAAAATCCCATTTGAGTACCTTGGTCTTTTCGGCACCTTCTGCAAATACCTTGTGGATAATTATGCTGGCATTATGTACAAAGG GTGGTGGGCAGCCTTTGCTATTCATGTCTTTGAGGCCACTGTTGCATTGAAGGTGTGCAG TGACAAAGGTATCAACAACATGGGCACTCGCTTCCTGTGGTTTTTCCAGACCTTTCTGTTTGGCTTTGCCTCCCTCGGCCTGCTCCTCAAGTACGACCCCAAGCGTCCCAAACAGCACTGA